Within the Gigantopelta aegis isolate Gae_Host chromosome 8, Gae_host_genome, whole genome shotgun sequence genome, the region ccagcagcagcagaaccaccaccaacaacaacaacaaccataaGAACATATATAATTCAGTTTGATTTAACAACGCTGACATGCCTGTTGTCAAAGAGAAGCCTCTTCTCTTCAACCCGTGCTCCAGGGTGTGTAAAGAAGGTTACTGCAATGCCAGAATCCTTGTGTGTTTCGGAGTTCCACTTCTACCTCCATCAGCAATACTCCTCGGCATCGCATTTGGAAGCCAGGCACAACTGGGTCTTTTCCACATAGCTGGTCTGGTTCTGACGTCCATATCCGTCACGTGCATTGTGCTAGCTATAGCAATATGTTCGTGGCAGAGACGCGGAAGACGACGGCTGTTAAAACTGAAACAACTGGACGCCGAGAGACAGGAGATCCTCAAGAAGGACCAGCAAACCACTGATCGCCAGACAAACGGAACGAACGGTTCGTCGAGCTCTAAAAGTCGTCACGCCCGCAAGCAGAACAGCGTTAACATAAACGAAGGCAAGCATGGTATGAAGAAGTCGAGAAAGGACAAGACGAAACGGCGCCCGAAGGGGACGAAGCTTCCACCCGTGAAGGAGGAGGATCGAATCCGGGGGGAGGAAGCTCCTCGCAAGACTCACTACAGAAGCAAGTCTGACGGGAAGACGAAGTACACGTCGTCAGACAAAGACAGTTCGAAACCGCCTATGTTAAAACTACGTGGCGAGGACGATTACGACTTCGGAGAACTGTTCGGGCCTAGGAGACACCTACGGCGGAGGCGGGTGTTGTCGAAGAAGGACAGGTTCGTGGACTACGACAGCGACAGCAGCAGCCAGGCGGGGCCCGTCAGGAGGGTCCACAGGAGAACCAAGTCGGAGAGCAGGGAACAGTTTGAGGCCTCGCTAGCCAATAACCCTGAACCAAGCCAAGAGAGAAATTCCAATTTCAGAGAGAAACTGTTGCAACACATGGGACTGTCCGGCGTTGTTGGGGACAGTAATGACGTGTTTCCGTGGTCCCTGCAACAAGCTAGACAGCGGTCAAAGTCCATGTCGGAATGCGGGGACAGTGACAAGGATTCGCAGACGACATATTCTGAGTTTAGTTTTGATATAGATACACCCAGAGAGGACAAGGCTGTGACTAAATATAACAGGTGAGTTAGTGCATTTCGAGTGTAaacaatgtatacatgtgtgtgccATTTGTTCACGAGCTAGTACGTGCGcatgtgtgcatatgtgtgtatatatggatTTCTGTTTCAGTCGGTGTTGTTGTTTACgtcattgtaatttttatgattagtatagaagtaaaaaaaaaacaaaaaaaaacagttcTAGCCAAATAAAAAGAAGCAATCGTTCTTCCAAAAAGTTTAGCATCTTTAtgttaaaaccggcctcggtggcgtcgtggtaggccatcggtctacaggctggtaggtactgggttcggatcccagtcgaggcatgggatttttaatccagataccgactccaaaccctgagtgagtgctccgcaaggctcagtgggcagat harbors:
- the LOC121380104 gene encoding uncharacterized protein LOC121380104 isoform X1, which codes for MPVVKEKPLLFNPCSRVCKEGYCNARILVCFGVPLLPPSAILLGIAFGSQAQLGLFHIAGLVLTSISVTCIVLAIAICSWQRRGRRRLLKLKQLDAERQEILKKDQQTTDRQTNGTNGSSSSKSRHARKQNSVNINEGKHGMKKSRKDKTKRRPKGTKLPPVKEEDRIRGEEAPRKTHYRSKSDGKTKYTSSDKDSSKPPMLKLRGEDDYDFGELFGPRRHLRRRRVLSKKDRFVDYDSDSSSQAGPVRRVHRRTKSESREQFEASLANNPEPSQERNSNFREKLLQHMGLSGVVGDSNDVFPWSLQQARQRSKSMSECGDSDKDSQTTYSEFSFDIDTPREDKAVTKYNRHAPIAWRVPKEKTGNTPKKPKKTETTVMPIFITASHQRTGVRTSISKFSHVT
- the LOC121380104 gene encoding uncharacterized protein LOC121380104 isoform X2, with protein sequence MPVVKEKPLLFNPCSRVCKEGYCNARILVCFGVPLLPPSAILLGIAFGSQAQLGLFHIAGLVLTSISVTCIVLAIAICSWQRRGRRRLLKLKQLDAERQEILKKDQQTTDRQTNGTNGSSSSKSRHARKQNSVNINEGKHGMKKSRKDKTKRRPKGTKLPPVKEEDRIRGEEAPRKTHYRSKSDGKTKYTSSDKDSSKPPMLKLRGEDDYDFGELFGPRRHLRRRRVLSKKDRFVDYDSDSSSQAGPVRRVHRRTKSESREQFEASLANNPEPSQERNSNFREKLLQHMGLSGVVGDSNDVFPWSLQQARQRSKSMSECGDSDKDSQTTYSEFSFDIDTPREDKAVTKYNRFLFEGMPQSLGEYLRKKQEIPQRSRRRLRPL